A genomic region of Anoplopoma fimbria isolate UVic2021 breed Golden Eagle Sablefish unplaced genomic scaffold, Afim_UVic_2022 Un_contig_8874_pilon_pilon, whole genome shotgun sequence contains the following coding sequences:
- the LOC129116653 gene encoding deoxyribonuclease gamma-like, with amino-acid sequence MIASRQLGRDTYKERFVCFYREADVTLKAVHQYEDNQPGDVDAFAREPFILHFSCPSTKVKDLVLIPVHTKPTDTLKELDELHDVVSSIKKKWKTNKIMILGDFNADGRYLSKKKKAEIRICSADYHWLIDDDVDTTTSNLNDHTYDRIVVHGKTLLNGVVPGSAKSFNFQTAFNLKDKEAQRISDHYPVEVELKNLQRPRAPKRKRTASPKGQKRVQQKKKNMTGKRKIGPSSNTPAKRKR; translated from the exons ATGATCGCCAGCCGCCAGCTGGGACGAGACACCTACAAGGAGCGCTTCGTCTGTTTCTACAG agAGGCTGATGTGACCCTGAAGGCCGTTCATCAGTATGAAGACAATCAACCTGGAGATGTGGACGCGTTCGCCAGAGAGCCCTTCATCCTGCACTTCAGCTGTCCTTCTACAA agGTGAAGGACCTGGTTCTGATCCCCGTCCACACCAAACCCACGGACACGCTGAAGGAGCTGGACGAGCTGCATGACGTAGTCAGTTCTATCAAGAAGAAGTGGAAAACTAAT aaaattatgattttagGGGACTTTAATGCAGATGGACGTTATCtctccaagaagaagaaggcagaGATCCGCATCTGCTCTGCTGACTATCATTGGCTGATAGACGATGATGTCGACACAACGACTAGTAACCTTAACGACCACACCTACGACAG GATCGTAGTTCATGGAAAGACCCTGCTGAACGGCGTCGTCCCCGGCTCGGCCAAGTCCTTCAACTTCCAGACAGCGTTCAACCTGAAGGACAAAGAA GCTCAGAGAATCAGTGACCACTACCCTGTGGAGGTGGAGCTGAAGAACCTTCAGAGACCCAGAGCACCGAAACGAAAGAGGACAGCGTCCCCTAAAGGACAGAAGAGAG tacaacagaagaagaagaatatgaCAGGAAAAAGGAAGATTGGACCGTCATCAAACACACCAGCCAAGAGAAAACGTTAG